A genomic segment from Rhodothermales bacterium encodes:
- the rny gene encoding ribonuclease Y, protein MDITAVFGDLIAVAVVALCIVVGIIIDRFLLSRSVRVQVSKARDEAKRLLDEAEQEVKRIRFERIEKVEADIAMREETLQRETQETKRSLRRMKHVYKRRLEKLSQRTQRIAERESVLQKATEAIELLRKEGRGSQREAERLRRAAAQLAEDLQGNKAAIERKEQEITAIRTSLQTRQEKMQQVLEEQTRKLEQVSGMSPEEARHAMIERYVEEARLEAAGRVKEIRDEAKLTANRQARKVILTAIQRTAASHAIENTVSVVNIQSDEMKGRIIGREGRNIRAFEATTGIEVIVDDTPEAVILSGFDPIRREVARISLVRLIQDGRIHPARIEEVVEKVREEVNEEIMEVGERTAIDLNLHGMHPELIRQIGRMRYRTSYGQNLLAHSIETAHISSLIAAELGLDVNRACRAGLLHDIGKVVEEDIENPHAIVGMELCEKYKEHPDVCNAVGAHHDEIEMTCLIAPVVQAADAISGARPGARREALESYIKRLEKLEDLARSFNGVERVYAIQAGREIRVLVNHDLVSDAEAENLAVDISKKIQNELQYPGQVKVTVIREVRSVSYAK, encoded by the coding sequence ATGGATATAACGGCGGTTTTCGGCGATCTCATCGCCGTCGCCGTGGTCGCTCTCTGCATCGTGGTAGGCATCATCATCGACCGTTTCCTCCTTTCGCGGAGCGTGCGGGTTCAGGTGAGCAAAGCGCGAGACGAGGCGAAGCGGTTGCTGGATGAAGCTGAGCAGGAAGTGAAGCGGATCCGGTTTGAGCGGATCGAGAAAGTCGAGGCGGATATCGCGATGCGGGAGGAGACGCTCCAGCGCGAAACGCAGGAGACGAAGCGCTCCCTCCGCCGCATGAAGCACGTCTACAAGCGCCGGCTCGAGAAGCTGAGCCAGCGCACCCAGCGCATCGCCGAACGGGAGAGCGTGCTCCAGAAGGCGACCGAAGCCATCGAACTGCTTCGCAAGGAGGGCCGCGGCAGCCAGCGCGAAGCCGAGCGCCTTCGCCGCGCCGCCGCGCAGCTGGCCGAGGACCTGCAGGGCAACAAGGCGGCGATCGAGCGTAAGGAGCAGGAGATCACGGCCATCCGGACCTCCCTCCAGACGCGGCAGGAGAAGATGCAGCAGGTGCTCGAGGAGCAGACACGCAAGCTGGAGCAGGTATCCGGCATGTCGCCCGAGGAAGCCCGCCATGCGATGATCGAGCGGTACGTGGAGGAGGCCAGGCTGGAGGCCGCCGGCCGGGTGAAGGAAATCCGCGACGAAGCCAAGTTGACGGCCAACCGCCAGGCGCGCAAGGTCATCCTCACCGCCATCCAGCGGACGGCCGCCTCGCACGCGATCGAGAACACCGTGTCGGTGGTCAACATCCAGTCCGACGAGATGAAGGGCCGGATCATCGGGCGCGAAGGCCGCAACATCCGCGCGTTCGAGGCCACGACGGGCATCGAAGTAATCGTTGACGACACCCCGGAGGCGGTAATCCTGTCCGGATTCGACCCCATCCGGCGCGAGGTGGCGCGCATCTCGCTGGTCCGCCTCATCCAGGACGGGCGCATCCATCCGGCGCGGATCGAGGAGGTGGTGGAGAAGGTGCGCGAGGAGGTCAACGAAGAGATCATGGAGGTCGGCGAGCGGACGGCCATCGACCTGAACCTGCACGGGATGCATCCCGAGCTGATCCGGCAGATCGGGCGGATGCGCTACCGCACGAGTTACGGCCAGAATCTGCTCGCCCACTCGATCGAGACGGCGCACATTTCATCGCTCATCGCGGCCGAGCTGGGGCTGGACGTGAATCGCGCCTGCCGCGCCGGCCTGCTGCACGATATCGGCAAGGTCGTCGAAGAGGACATCGAAAACCCGCATGCCATCGTCGGGATGGAGCTTTGCGAGAAGTACAAGGAGCACCCCGACGTCTGCAACGCGGTGGGCGCCCATCACGACGAGATCGAGATGACCTGCCTCATCGCCCCGGTCGTGCAGGCGGCCGACGCCATTTCCGGCGCGCGTCCCGGCGCCCGTCGCGAGGCGCTGGAGTCGTACATCAAGCGGCTCGAGAAGCTCGAGGATCTGGCGCGCTCGTTCAACGGTGTGGAGCGGGTCTATGCGATCCAGGCCGGCCGCGAAATCCGCGTCCTCGTCAACCACGACCTCGTGTCGGATGCCGAGGCGGAGAACCTCGCGGTCGACATTTCCAAGAAAATCCAGAACGAACTCCAGTACCCGGGTCAGGTCAAGGTCACCGTCATCCGGGAGGTACGCTCCGTCTCGTACGCGAAGTGA
- a CDS encoding cell division protein ZapA — translation MEKTIRVQVMGRDYPLRIAESDEALTREMAAYVDAKMKAFKQAFPKQPEVTTAVVTALALAEELFSARDAHTRLLTEADREVAQLDALLEEVMGASANGAAPSVEGGR, via the coding sequence ATGGAAAAAACGATACGGGTTCAGGTGATGGGGCGCGACTATCCGCTCCGCATCGCCGAGTCGGATGAGGCGCTGACACGTGAAATGGCGGCCTACGTCGACGCCAAGATGAAGGCGTTCAAACAGGCCTTTCCGAAGCAGCCGGAAGTCACCACCGCGGTCGTGACCGCCCTTGCGCTGGCGGAAGAGCTCTTTTCGGCCCGGGACGCCCACACCCGGCTTCTGACCGAGGCCGATCGCGAGGTGGCGCAGCTCGACGCGTTGCTGGAGGAAGTGATGGGGGCGTCGGCGAACGGCGCGGCGCCGAGTGTGGAGGGCGGACGCTGA
- the pheT gene encoding phenylalanine--tRNA ligase subunit beta: MKLSYNWLGDYVAHGLDADALADRLTMAGLEVDDVERHGEALDGVVVGRVLATQRHPNADRLTLCQVDIGAGDPVPIVCGAPNVAAGQKVAVATVGTILSLPDREKPGERVAITIKSAKIRGEASQGMICAEDELGLSDDHAGILVLDAAAPIGQPFSAYLAEKGVALVDYVLDVSITPNRPDAISHIGVARDVAAVGRLPLVRPKLALPAPGGRAAERIAVEIEAPQACRRYVAMIVEGVVIQESPEWLKQRLLAIGLRPRNNVVDITNYVMYECGQPLHAFDYDQVAGRKIVVRWSHPGETFVTLDSKERKLPENTLMICDADRSVAIAGVMGGENSEVTDRTTTVLIESAYFDPSTIRRTARLLGLQTDASYRFERGVDSDGQVWAAARAASLIAELGGGMLLPGMVDAHPNPAPARTVLMRPSRAVRVLGVEIDTAVMVELLEALGFDVTRGHEWLGEPALACVVPGYRPDVEREIDLIEEVARLYGYERIPLPSHVPVAAIAPYVAPETRAAQRAQQYLTGLGFREIYTNSMLSRETAERFNLPVLTGAGHPGEVVETLKPISQEMAALRPALLPGMLAVMAHNQNHGHDTLRFLEFGHVFSKTDAPDVIVPGYGEHTSLLVALSGPAEQANWTNKERVADYYDLKGIVEGLARRLGWKQVAFTPDYAATPATAYHANVSIGGRHVGVIACLSDAVQRQYDLKAPVFFAELNWDAAGAASADIAGVKYAPISRFPSVDRDLAVIVDRSAQVGDLTAAIRSAGGTLLRALTVFDVYRGDQVPADKKSVAFGLRFSADRTLQDDEVDRVVTRVLDRLSADYGAELRR, translated from the coding sequence ATGAAACTCAGTTATAACTGGCTTGGCGACTACGTGGCGCACGGTCTCGACGCCGATGCGCTGGCGGACCGGCTCACGATGGCCGGCCTGGAAGTGGACGACGTGGAACGCCACGGCGAAGCGCTCGACGGCGTCGTCGTGGGCCGCGTGCTGGCCACACAGCGTCATCCGAATGCAGACCGGCTCACGCTCTGCCAGGTGGATATCGGCGCCGGCGACCCCGTGCCCATCGTCTGCGGCGCGCCCAACGTGGCGGCCGGCCAGAAGGTGGCCGTGGCCACCGTGGGCACCATCCTGTCATTGCCCGACCGCGAAAAGCCGGGCGAACGCGTGGCGATCACGATCAAGAGCGCGAAAATCCGCGGCGAAGCATCGCAGGGCATGATCTGCGCCGAAGACGAACTCGGTTTGTCGGACGATCACGCCGGCATCCTGGTGCTCGACGCCGCGGCCCCGATCGGGCAGCCGTTTTCCGCCTATCTGGCGGAGAAAGGGGTGGCGCTGGTCGACTACGTGCTGGACGTCTCCATCACCCCGAACCGGCCCGACGCCATCAGCCATATCGGCGTGGCGCGCGATGTGGCCGCGGTGGGCCGGCTGCCGCTGGTGCGGCCCAAACTCGCCCTGCCCGCGCCGGGAGGCCGCGCCGCGGAGCGCATCGCCGTCGAGATCGAGGCGCCGCAGGCCTGCCGGCGGTACGTGGCGATGATCGTGGAGGGCGTCGTCATCCAGGAATCGCCGGAGTGGCTCAAGCAGCGGCTCCTCGCGATCGGCCTCCGGCCGCGCAACAACGTGGTGGACATCACCAACTATGTGATGTACGAGTGCGGACAGCCGCTGCACGCGTTCGATTACGACCAGGTGGCCGGCCGGAAAATCGTCGTGCGCTGGAGCCATCCCGGCGAGACGTTCGTGACGCTGGACAGCAAGGAACGCAAGCTGCCCGAGAACACGTTGATGATCTGCGATGCGGACCGGTCCGTGGCGATCGCCGGCGTGATGGGCGGCGAAAATTCCGAGGTGACCGACCGGACGACCACCGTCCTGATCGAAAGCGCGTATTTCGATCCCTCGACCATCCGGCGGACGGCGCGCCTGCTCGGGTTGCAGACCGATGCGTCGTACCGCTTCGAGCGGGGCGTGGACAGCGACGGCCAGGTCTGGGCCGCCGCCCGGGCGGCTTCGTTGATCGCGGAACTCGGCGGAGGCATGCTGCTGCCGGGCATGGTGGACGCCCATCCGAATCCAGCGCCGGCGCGCACCGTGCTGATGCGTCCGTCCCGCGCCGTACGCGTCCTGGGCGTCGAAATCGACACCGCCGTGATGGTGGAGCTGCTCGAAGCGCTCGGTTTTGATGTGACGCGCGGACACGAGTGGCTCGGCGAGCCGGCGCTGGCGTGCGTCGTGCCGGGATACCGCCCGGATGTCGAGCGCGAAATCGACCTGATCGAGGAGGTCGCCCGCCTGTACGGCTACGAACGGATTCCGCTGCCGAGCCATGTGCCGGTGGCGGCCATCGCGCCCTACGTCGCGCCGGAAACACGCGCCGCGCAGCGCGCTCAGCAGTATCTGACGGGGCTCGGCTTCCGGGAGATCTACACGAACAGCATGCTCAGCCGCGAGACGGCCGAGCGCTTCAACCTGCCCGTCCTCACCGGCGCCGGCCACCCGGGCGAGGTGGTGGAAACGCTCAAGCCGATCTCGCAGGAGATGGCCGCGCTGCGGCCTGCGCTGCTGCCCGGCATGCTGGCCGTGATGGCGCACAACCAGAACCACGGCCACGACACGCTGCGCTTTCTGGAGTTCGGCCACGTGTTCAGCAAGACCGACGCGCCCGACGTCATCGTGCCGGGTTACGGCGAACATACGTCGCTGCTCGTGGCCTTGAGCGGGCCGGCCGAGCAGGCGAACTGGACGAACAAGGAGCGGGTGGCCGATTATTACGACCTGAAAGGCATCGTCGAAGGGCTGGCGCGCCGGCTCGGATGGAAGCAGGTCGCCTTTACGCCGGACTACGCAGCGACGCCGGCGACGGCGTACCACGCCAACGTATCCATCGGCGGCCGGCATGTGGGGGTGATCGCGTGCCTCTCCGACGCCGTTCAGCGGCAGTACGACCTCAAGGCGCCCGTGTTCTTCGCGGAGTTGAACTGGGATGCCGCCGGCGCGGCGTCGGCAGACATCGCCGGCGTCAAATATGCCCCGATCTCCCGCTTCCCGAGCGTCGATCGCGACCTCGCGGTGATTGTGGACCGTTCGGCGCAGGTGGGCGACCTCACGGCCGCGATCCGATCGGCCGGCGGCACCCTGCTGCGGGCGCTGACCGTGTTCGACGTATACCGCGGCGACCAGGTGCCGGCGGATAAGAAGAGCGTTGCTTTCGGGCTGCGTTTTTCGGCCGACCGGACGCTGCAGGACGATGAAGTCGACCGGGTCGTGACGCGCGTGCTGGACCGGCTCTCGGCCGATTATGGCGCGGAACTACGGCGCTGA
- the pheS gene encoding phenylalanine--tRNA ligase subunit alpha yields MVEQLEALRRDIEAATLDTAEAIDAFRIQYLGRKSGRITDLFQGLKNVPPADKPAMGLKINAIKVLAEERLETAQQQLKSASAPSTATLDVTLPGRPVALGSDHPLTQTLWEIQRIFAHFGFDVAVGPEIEDDWHNFSALNFPPDHPARDMQDTFFLREGKRDGEAVVLRTHTSPVQIRVMENKKPPIRVIVPGRVYRNESITYKSYCLFHQVEGLYVDEGVTLADLKQMLNLFARAIFGDDVVTRLRPSFFPFTEPSAELDIWWPNPALPAGGRWMEILGSGMVDPNVLEAVGIDSERYTGYAFGMGVERIAMLRYNIQDIRVFYENDIRFLEQF; encoded by the coding sequence ATGGTAGAACAGCTCGAAGCATTGCGCCGCGACATCGAGGCGGCGACGCTCGACACCGCCGAGGCGATCGACGCCTTCCGGATCCAGTATCTGGGCCGCAAGAGCGGCCGGATCACGGATCTCTTTCAGGGGCTGAAAAACGTGCCGCCGGCCGACAAGCCGGCCATGGGCCTCAAGATCAATGCGATCAAGGTGCTGGCCGAAGAACGGCTCGAAACGGCGCAGCAACAGCTCAAGTCCGCCTCCGCCCCGTCGACCGCGACCCTGGACGTGACGCTGCCGGGCCGGCCGGTTGCGCTCGGTTCGGACCATCCGCTGACCCAGACGCTCTGGGAGATCCAGCGCATCTTCGCGCATTTCGGGTTCGACGTGGCGGTCGGCCCCGAGATCGAGGACGACTGGCACAACTTCTCGGCGCTGAACTTCCCGCCGGACCACCCCGCGCGCGACATGCAGGACACCTTCTTCCTGCGCGAGGGCAAACGCGACGGCGAGGCCGTCGTGCTGCGCACGCACACGTCGCCCGTGCAGATCCGCGTCATGGAAAACAAGAAGCCGCCGATCCGCGTGATCGTGCCGGGCCGGGTATACCGCAACGAGTCGATCACCTATAAATCCTACTGCCTCTTCCACCAGGTCGAGGGGCTCTATGTAGACGAAGGCGTGACGCTCGCCGATCTCAAGCAGATGCTGAACCTGTTCGCGCGCGCGATCTTCGGCGACGATGTGGTGACGCGGCTGCGCCCGAGCTTCTTCCCGTTTACGGAGCCCAGCGCGGAGCTGGACATCTGGTGGCCCAACCCGGCCTTGCCCGCCGGCGGTCGCTGGATGGAGATCCTGGGTAGCGGGATGGTCGACCCCAACGTGCTCGAAGCCGTCGGGATCGATTCGGAGCGCTACACGGGTTACGCCTTCGGCATGGGGGTCGAACGGATCGCCATGCTGCGCTACAACATCCAGGACATCCGCGTTTTCTACGAAAACGACATCCGCTTCCTCGAACAATTCTGA
- the rplT gene encoding 50S ribosomal protein L20, giving the protein MPRATNRVASRRRRKGILALAKGYWGRRSKVYTVAKNTVERALAFSYRDRRQRKRQFRRLWITRINAAARLNDMSYSRLVGALRKSEVRLNRKVLADLAVHDPAAFSKVVDHLKN; this is encoded by the coding sequence ATGCCTCGAGCCACAAACAGAGTAGCCTCTCGCCGGCGCCGCAAAGGGATTCTGGCGCTAGCCAAAGGGTACTGGGGACGCCGTAGCAAGGTCTACACCGTCGCCAAAAACACGGTTGAACGCGCCCTCGCCTTCTCGTACCGGGACCGCCGGCAGCGCAAGCGCCAGTTCCGCCGTCTGTGGATCACGCGTATCAACGCGGCCGCGCGCCTGAACGACATGTCGTACTCGCGCCTCGTGGGCGCCCTCCGCAAGTCGGAAGTGCGTCTCAACCGGAAGGTCCTGGCCGATCTCGCCGTACACGATCCGGCCGCCTTCTCGAAAGTCGTCGACCATCTGAAAAACTAG
- the rpmI gene encoding 50S ribosomal protein L35, which produces MPKMKSNSGAKKRFKVTGSGRLKREKAFANHILTKKSQKRKRNLRQSTLVSAVDEPRMKRMLSV; this is translated from the coding sequence ATGCCCAAGATGAAGTCGAACAGCGGCGCCAAAAAGCGCTTCAAGGTTACCGGCAGCGGCCGGCTGAAGCGCGAAAAAGCGTTCGCGAACCACATTTTGACGAAGAAGTCGCAGAAGCGCAAGCGCAACCTCCGCCAGTCCACGCTGGTGAGCGCCGTCGATGAGCCGCGCATGAAGCGCATGCTCAGCGTCTGA
- the infC gene encoding translation initiation factor IF-3: MSLKKAPQAPQKRTRINNEIRASKVRVVDPNGKHGVYTLDEALALAENYGVDLVEIAPDADPPVCKVVDYGKYIYEQQKKEKEARKKSHAVVLKEIRFRPQTDTHDFEFKAKHARQFLEEGNMVKAWVQFRGRDILYKEHGESLLKRFIEELKEVGRVDQAPRMEGRRMTLIMAPARKKT; the protein is encoded by the coding sequence ATGAGTCTGAAAAAAGCGCCTCAAGCACCTCAGAAAAGAACTCGCATCAATAACGAGATTCGCGCCTCCAAAGTCCGTGTCGTCGATCCAAACGGCAAACACGGGGTCTACACGCTGGATGAGGCCCTGGCCCTCGCCGAAAATTACGGGGTCGACCTCGTAGAGATCGCCCCCGATGCCGACCCGCCTGTCTGCAAAGTCGTCGATTACGGCAAGTATATCTATGAGCAGCAGAAGAAGGAGAAGGAAGCCCGGAAGAAGTCGCACGCCGTGGTGCTGAAGGAAATCCGGTTTCGTCCGCAGACGGACACGCACGACTTCGAGTTCAAGGCCAAGCATGCCCGCCAGTTTCTGGAGGAGGGCAACATGGTCAAGGCCTGGGTGCAGTTCCGGGGTCGAGACATCCTCTACAAGGAACACGGCGAGTCGCTCCTGAAGCGGTTTATCGAAGAGCTGAAGGAAGTGGGCCGCGTCGATCAGGCGCCGCGCATGGAAGGGCGCCGCATGACGCTGATCATGGCGCCGGCGCGGAAAAAGACGTAA
- the thrS gene encoding threonine--tRNA ligase: protein MIKITLPDGSVLEKEAGVTGLAIAEGISEGLARMALAVNVNGEVWDLSRPIDRDARVQILTWRDAEGRMAYWHSSAHLMAEALEALFPGVKFGIGPAIENGFYYDIDLGDRKLAPEDLEAIEAKMTELSKRDVPYSRRSVSKQEALDYFTRKGDEYKLELIADLEDGAITFYEQGDFTDLCRGPHVPSTGVIKNPKLLNVAGAYWRGDEKRPQLTRIYGITFPKKKELDEYLERIELAKQRDHRKLGRELELFTFSAKVGPGLPMWLPKGAMLRENLAEFLKREQVKRGYQPVVSPHIGRLELYQTSGHYPYYKDSQFPPMFEDAEQQEGYLLKPMNCPHHTQIYASKMHSYRDLPVRFAEFGTVYRYEQSGELGGLTRVRGFTQDDAHIFCTDDQVKDEFKNVIDLTLTVLSALEFTDFKAQISLRDPENKEKYVGEDSQWERAEQAIREAAAEMNLEATEATGEAAFYGPKLDFMVKDALGREWQLGTVQLDYNLPQRFDLTYIGEDNEKHRPVMIHRAPFGSLERFIGVLIEHCGGNFPVWLAPIQVAVLPISIDMNDYASAVRQRLVEAGLRVEADLRNEKIGYKIRGAEVQKVPYMLVLGRKEAEEGTVAVRQHRVGAQESMTLGDFIDRLKAEVASSIR, encoded by the coding sequence ATGATCAAGATTACCCTGCCCGATGGATCGGTCCTCGAGAAGGAAGCCGGCGTGACCGGCCTCGCGATCGCTGAAGGCATCTCGGAAGGCCTCGCCCGGATGGCGCTGGCCGTCAATGTCAACGGGGAGGTATGGGACCTCAGCCGGCCGATCGACCGTGATGCCCGGGTGCAGATTCTGACGTGGCGCGACGCGGAGGGGCGGATGGCCTACTGGCACTCCTCGGCCCACCTCATGGCCGAGGCGCTCGAGGCGCTGTTCCCCGGCGTGAAGTTCGGCATCGGGCCGGCGATCGAAAACGGATTTTATTACGACATCGACCTGGGCGACCGCAAGCTGGCTCCCGAGGACCTCGAGGCGATCGAGGCCAAGATGACCGAGCTGTCGAAGCGCGACGTGCCGTACAGCCGGCGGTCCGTCTCCAAGCAGGAAGCCCTCGACTACTTCACCCGCAAGGGCGACGAGTACAAGCTCGAACTGATCGCGGACCTCGAGGACGGCGCCATCACGTTTTACGAGCAGGGGGATTTCACCGACCTGTGCCGCGGCCCGCACGTGCCGTCGACCGGCGTCATCAAGAACCCCAAGCTGCTGAACGTCGCCGGCGCCTACTGGCGCGGAGATGAGAAGCGGCCGCAGCTCACCCGCATCTACGGCATCACCTTCCCGAAGAAGAAGGAGCTGGACGAATACCTCGAACGGATCGAGCTGGCCAAACAGCGCGACCACCGGAAGCTGGGCCGCGAACTCGAGCTGTTTACATTCAGCGCCAAGGTGGGTCCGGGCCTGCCGATGTGGCTGCCGAAGGGCGCTATGCTGCGCGAGAACCTCGCCGAGTTTCTGAAGCGCGAGCAGGTGAAGCGCGGGTATCAACCCGTCGTGTCGCCGCACATCGGCCGGCTCGAGCTGTACCAGACCAGCGGGCACTATCCCTATTATAAGGACAGCCAGTTTCCGCCCATGTTCGAGGACGCGGAGCAGCAGGAAGGCTACCTCCTCAAGCCGATGAACTGCCCGCACCACACGCAGATCTACGCGAGCAAGATGCACTCGTATCGCGATCTGCCGGTGCGCTTCGCCGAGTTCGGCACCGTGTACCGGTACGAGCAGTCCGGCGAACTGGGCGGCCTCACCCGTGTCCGCGGCTTCACCCAGGACGACGCGCATATCTTCTGCACCGACGACCAGGTGAAGGACGAGTTCAAGAACGTGATCGACCTGACCCTGACCGTCCTGTCGGCGCTGGAGTTTACCGACTTCAAGGCGCAGATCTCGCTGCGCGATCCGGAGAACAAGGAGAAGTACGTCGGCGAAGACAGCCAGTGGGAGCGGGCCGAGCAGGCCATCCGCGAGGCGGCGGCCGAGATGAACCTGGAGGCGACGGAAGCGACCGGTGAAGCCGCGTTTTACGGCCCGAAGCTCGACTTCATGGTCAAGGACGCCCTCGGGCGCGAGTGGCAGCTCGGCACGGTGCAGCTGGACTACAACCTGCCGCAGCGGTTCGACCTCACCTACATCGGCGAGGATAACGAGAAGCATCGGCCGGTGATGATCCACCGCGCGCCGTTCGGCTCGCTGGAGCGCTTTATCGGCGTCTTGATCGAACACTGCGGCGGCAACTTCCCGGTGTGGCTGGCGCCCATCCAGGTCGCGGTGCTCCCGATCAGCATCGACATGAACGACTACGCGTCGGCGGTGCGTCAGCGCCTGGTCGAAGCCGGCCTGCGGGTCGAGGCCGATCTCCGGAATGAAAAGATCGGCTACAAGATCCGGGGCGCCGAGGTGCAGAAGGTGCCTTACATGCTCGTGCTCGGACGCAAGGAAGCCGAGGAAGGCACGGTGGCCGTGCGGCAGCACCGGGTCGGCGCGCAGGAGTCGATGACCCTCGGAGATTTTATCGATCGGCTGAAGGCGGAAGTCGCCTCGTCGATCCGATAG
- a CDS encoding YceI family protein has product MKFIPILLLIASLYAPAAHAQQYATDAGKAAFTGEIPVNRFTGISESLSGRVSLIDRSVRFTLDLNTLDTGIGKRDRDMRKTLNTSRFPEAVFEGRLVSEFDPGIPEMQPARVQGTFTLHGVSQEIEVEGGLQRVGEGLMVTAEWVLNMRDYRIEPPRMLVMRVAETIDVRIEALLASVNVP; this is encoded by the coding sequence ATGAAATTCATCCCGATCCTGCTCTTGATAGCTAGCCTGTATGCGCCGGCGGCGCACGCGCAGCAGTACGCCACCGACGCCGGCAAGGCGGCCTTCACCGGCGAGATCCCCGTGAACCGGTTTACCGGGATTTCGGAATCGCTGAGCGGGCGGGTCAGCCTCATCGACCGGTCGGTGCGGTTCACGCTCGATCTGAACACCCTGGACACCGGCATCGGCAAGCGCGATCGCGACATGCGCAAGACGCTGAACACGAGTCGTTTCCCGGAGGCCGTTTTCGAGGGCCGGCTCGTCTCCGAGTTCGACCCCGGGATCCCGGAGATGCAGCCGGCGCGCGTGCAGGGCACGTTCACCCTGCACGGGGTCAGTCAGGAGATCGAGGTTGAGGGGGGATTGCAGCGGGTCGGGGAAGGGCTGATGGTGACGGCCGAATGGGTGCTGAATATGCGCGATTACCGGATCGAGCCGCCGCGGATGCTGGTGATGCGCGTGGCCGAGACGATCGACGTGCGCATCGAGGCGCTTCTGGCGTCGGTGAACGTTCCGTGA
- a CDS encoding arylsulfatase, giving the protein MSSIRPFFLVATLLLGLSSCEAPTDTPQQPPNIVIIYADDLGYGDVSSYGATAIQTPNIDRIAAEGLRFTHAHAPSATCTPSRYAMLTGEYAWRRPGTGVARGNASLIIEPGRTTLADVMKQAGYATGVVGKWHLGLGGPDGPDWNGDITPGPLELGFDEAFLIPATGDRVPTVYVKDRRIVGLDASDPIAVSFDGPIGDEPTGKEHPELLKMHPSHGHDMTIVNGISRIGWMSGGQSARWVDEDMADVIAGEAVGFMERHQDEPFFLYFATHDIHVPRVPHPRFAGQSGMGPRGDAILQLDWTVGEVLDALDRLGLTDNTLVIFSSDNGPVVDDGYQDQAVELLGDHTPSGPYRGGKYSAFEAGTRVPFLVRWPASVAPGTTSDALISQIDLMASFAAMRNVPLTDADAPDSFDLQHTLIGHMPAGREHLVEHNTGGTLSIIRGDWKYIEPSDRAAYNAYTNTELGNAPTPQLYNLADDPGERTNVAEAHPDIAAELAALLEGLKSAGRSRAM; this is encoded by the coding sequence ATGTCCTCGATCCGCCCCTTTTTCCTGGTCGCGACGCTCCTGCTCGGCCTCTCGTCGTGCGAGGCCCCGACCGATACGCCGCAGCAACCGCCGAATATCGTCATCATCTATGCGGACGACCTCGGCTATGGCGATGTGAGCAGCTACGGCGCCACCGCCATCCAGACCCCGAACATCGACCGGATCGCCGCGGAAGGGTTGCGCTTCACGCACGCCCACGCACCGTCTGCCACCTGCACGCCGTCGCGCTACGCCATGCTAACCGGCGAATACGCCTGGCGCCGGCCCGGGACGGGCGTTGCCCGGGGCAATGCCTCGCTGATCATCGAGCCGGGGCGAACGACTCTGGCGGACGTCATGAAGCAGGCCGGCTACGCCACCGGCGTGGTGGGCAAATGGCACCTGGGCCTCGGCGGGCCGGACGGCCCCGACTGGAACGGCGACATCACGCCGGGGCCTCTCGAACTCGGGTTCGACGAGGCGTTCCTGATCCCGGCCACCGGCGACCGGGTGCCGACGGTGTACGTGAAGGATCGGCGCATCGTCGGGCTCGATGCGTCGGACCCGATCGCCGTCAGCTTCGACGGCCCCATCGGCGACGAGCCGACCGGCAAGGAGCACCCCGAACTGCTCAAGATGCACCCGAGCCATGGCCACGACATGACGATCGTCAACGGCATCAGCCGGATCGGGTGGATGTCCGGGGGGCAGTCGGCCCGGTGGGTGGATGAAGACATGGCCGATGTGATCGCCGGCGAGGCGGTCGGCTTTATGGAGCGCCACCAGGACGAACCCTTCTTCCTCTATTTCGCCACGCACGACATCCACGTCCCGCGCGTCCCCCATCCCCGGTTTGCCGGCCAGAGCGGGATGGGCCCCCGCGGCGACGCGATCCTGCAGCTGGACTGGACCGTCGGCGAAGTGCTCGACGCGCTGGACCGCCTGGGTCTGACCGACAACACCCTCGTGATCTTCTCCAGCGATAACGGCCCCGTCGTCGACGACGGCTACCAGGATCAGGCCGTCGAACTCCTCGGCGACCATACCCCCTCCGGCCCGTACCGCGGCGGCAAATACAGCGCCTTCGAGGCCGGCACCCGCGTCCCGTTCCTCGTCCGCTGGCCCGCGAGCGTCGCCCCGGGCACGACATCCGACGCCCTGATCTCGCAGATCGACCTCATGGCTTCCTTCGCCGCGATGCGCAACGTCCCGCTCACCGACGCCGACGCACCCGACAGCTTCGACCTCCAGCACACGCTGATCGGCCACATGCCGGCCGGCCGCGAGCACCTCGTGGAGCACAACACGGGCGGCACGCTCTCCATCATCCGGGGGGACTGGAAGTACATCGAACCGAGCGACCGCGCCGCCTACAACGCCTACACCAACACCGAACTCGGCAACGCCCCCACGCCCCAGCTCTACAACCTGGCGGATGACCCCGGCGAACGAACGAATGTCGCAGAAGCCCACCCCGACATCGCCGCCGAACTCGCGGCCTTGCTGGAGGGGTTAAAATCAGCCGGCCGGTCGCGGGCGATGTGA